GGAATACTTGCTGTTTCTTCATCTGTATATGAATAAGTAGCAGCAAGGTCTACTTTTGGATAGTAACCACTTTTTACACTTTCATACTCATCTTTTATTGAGTCTGTATCATATTTATATGAATCAATTAATTGATTTTTTAAAGATAAATCAACTAATTCATTTAAATTGTGTCCCAATAAAAAAATTGGTAAAAAAATAACTAATATTGATTTTTTCAAATAGCCCCCTTTTTTATCTTTCCAGAAAGATAACATATAAAAACTTAAACTTGTCTTTCTAGAAAGATAAAATATTTTAATTAATTTTGTGCTAAACTTTCAAAATGGAAAAACGATATATAGAAAAATTCTTTGATAATATGGAACAACAAAAGGAATATGACGTGTTTAATATCTCCTTACCTATTACTTTAATTTATAAAAATAATTATAATAAAAATGAGCAAATGTTTAAACAGAAATATAATTTGATACATTCAGATGTAGATGTTTTAGCCTCTTTATACTTTAATGGTAAAGAACTTTCACCTACTGAGTTATATTCTGCAATAATCTTTTCTTCTGGTGGAATGACTAAAGTTCTAAAGAAATTAGAGTCATTAAAGTATATTTCAAGAAAGGAAAATCCAAATGATAAAAGAAGTATGCTTGTAAAATTAGAAAAATCTGGAGAAGAGATATTATTAAACTGTCTTGATGACTTAATTGAATTAAAAAAAGAGACATATAATGCTTTAACTAAAAAAGAAAGAGAAGATTTAAAAAGAATTCTAAAGAAAATTACACTTAGCCTTTCATAATTTGTATAAAAATTGTACTAAGATTTAAGGATTTAACCAGATATCTTAAGGAGGCTTTTAAAGTATTTATAATAAATTGTACTACTAAGCTTTATTAAGGAATACAATATGTGTATAAAAAGAGTTATATTTCTTTTGTTTTTCTTTATAAATACTCTTTTTTCTCAACCTTTTAATAAAGCAGAAGAAGAATGGATAGCCTCAAATCCTGTTATAACAATTTCAATGCTTAATAATTTTGAACCTTTTTCTTATGAAACAAGAGAAGTACATAAAGGCTTTACTCTTGATATTATAAAAAGAATTGAAGAGATAAGTGGATTAAAGTTTGAAATTAAGACTTCAAAATGGGCAGAAGCTTTTGATAATTTTAAAAATAAAAAAAGTGATGTGATTTCAGAAATATCTTTTACAGATGAAAGATCTCAATTTGCAATTTTTACTACACCATACTATGAAATACCTACATTTATTTTTGGATTAAAATCTGATACAACTTATAAAGGTGTCGAGAGTTTAAGAGGTAAAGTAGTTGCTGTAAGTAGGGGACTATTTTATATTGACTATCTTAAAAAGCTTGGAATAAAAGTTTTAGAACTAGATTCAAGTTTTGAAAAAGCACAAGCTGTAATAACTGGAAAAGCAAACTATTTTTTAGCTTCATATACAACAGGACAAAAAGCAATAATTGATAATACCTTTTTTACTTTAAAAGTTCATGGGGAATTTACCTCAATAAAAAAAGAGGATTTAAGATTTGCAGTTCATAGAGAAAATGCAATTTTAAAAGATATCTTACAAAAATCTTTAGATGAAATTGAAATAGAAGAGTTCTCTTATTTAGCAAAAAAATGGATTAGTAATAATAGATTTGAAAATAAAATTGACTTTTCAAGAGAAGAAATAGAATATATTCAACACAAAGAAGAGATACTTTATAGTGAAGTGAACTGGAAGCCTTTATCAATAATTGAAGATAATAGAATGAAAGGTATTATGGGAGACTATTTAGATATTGTCTCTAAAAGAACTGGACTAAATTTTAAATTTGTACCATCTTCTTCATGGGGTGATGTTCTACAAAAATTTAAAGAAAAAAAGATTGATTTAATTCCTGGTGCTGGTTCAAGTCCACAAGAGAAGAGTTTAGGGTTAGTTTCTCAAAGTTATGCTAAATACCCTTTTGTTATAGTAACCACTGATAAATATACTTATTTAGATAGTTTAGTGGATTTAAAAGATGCTACAGTTGCTGTTCCAAAATATTATACGAGTTATAATTTTATTGTAAAAAATTATCCTGAAATGAATTTAATAATTACAGATGATATTCCAGAAGCTTTACTTTTAGTTGAAAATGGAAAGGCAGATGCTTTTGTTGGACATATTGCTACATCTTTGTATTATATTTCTGAATTACACCTAAAAAATTTAAAAGTATCAGGTACTACTATTTTTGATATAGAGCATCACTATTTAATTCAAAATGATTATCCTATCTTACTTTCAATCATAAATAAAGCTTTTAATTCTATCTCTTTAAGAGAGAGAAAAGAGATTAATTCAAATTGGATACAAACTACAGTGGTAGAAGAAAAAGTTGATTATAAACTGATTTTTTTAGCTACTTTTATCTTCTTAATAGTTATTGCAGTTTTTATCTATAGACAAAGTCTTTTAAAAAAATATAATGATAATTTAAAAGATTCATACAATGATATTCAAAGTATTATGAACTCAACTATGGAAGCTATATTAATTACTGAAAATAGAAAATGTATAGAGGTAAATGAATCTGCCGTAAAACTTTTTGGTTATAGCTCTAAAGAGGAGATGGTTGGACAAGATTTATTAAATTTTATTGCAAAAGATTATAAAAAATTAGTAAAAAGTAAAATCTTAGCAACAGTAAAAGATCCCTATGAATTAGATATTTTGACAGCAGATGGTAGAAATATTCAGACACTTGGAAAAGGTGCAAATTTAAAATTAAGTGGAAGAAAAGTAAGAATCTCTTCACTTATAGATATTACGGATATTAAAAATAAAGAGAAACTTCTAATAGAGCAATCAAAAATGGCTGCTTTAGGAGAGATGATAGGACATATTGCACACCAATGGCGACAACCATTAAGTGTAATTACTATTATTGCTACAAGTTGGGAAGTTTACGAGGAGTTAGGTACTTTTGATAAGAAAAAAGTTTTAGAAGAGGGGAAAACAATTCTTTCAAATGCAAAATATCTCTCTCAAACCATTGATGACTTTAGACTTTTTATAAAAGGTGAAAATAGTTCTGCAGAGTTTAATATTAAAATTTTAATTGATAATCTAATTAGATTAGTAAGTCCTTCAATACAAAATGAACAAATAAAATTAGTTTTAGATAACAATATTGATAGAGTATTATTAGGTGGACAAAATAAACTACTTCAAGCTTTTATAAATATCATTAATAATTCAATTGATGCCCTAAAAAATAAAAAAGATGAGAAATTATTACTAATAAGTGTAAAAGAAGATGTCAACAAAAAAGTTGTTGTAGAATTTAAAGATAATGCAGGTGGAATAAAAGAAGAAATTATTACAAAAATCTTTGAACCTTATTTTACTACAAAACACCAGTCAGAAGGTACAGGTTTAGGGCTTTATATGACTTATTCTATTTTAAATAAAATTGATGCAGAAATAAAAGTTGAAAATAGTGAATTCTTTCATAATGAAAAAAAATATAAAGGTGTTACCTTTACTATTACATTTTAATTGCTAAAAATTTATTATTTAGTTTAAATACAAAATATATTTGTTAAAATAAATTACTTTATATCAAGGATTTCGTCTTGAAGCTATGGAAAATATTATTCATTCTTTGTTTTACAAGCCTTCTTTTTGCAGAAAATCAAAAAAAAATTATTTATCTAACACCTGATTTATCAATTCCTTTTTGGCAAATTATAAGTAAAGGGGTTGAAGAAAGTGCAAAAAAGTTAAATTATGACTTTAGTGTATATAGTGCAGGAAATAGTGCAAAACAAGAATTAATTAATACAATGAAAGCAATTAAATCAAAACCTTCTGCTATCGTAATTTCTCCTACAAACTCTTCAAATTGTGTTACAGTTTTAAATTTAATAAATAAAGCAGAAATACCTGTAGTTATAGCTGATGTAGGTACTGATTCAGGAGAATATCTCTCTTATATTTCTTCTGATAATTATCATGGAGCTTATAAATTAGGGCATGCATTAACTTCATTTATGAAAAAAATGAAAATTGAAAATAGCAGTGTAGGAATTATTGCAATTCCACAAAAAAGATCAAATGGAAAATTAAGAACAACAGGTTTTATGAAAGCTTTAAATGAAGTAGGTATAAAAAGTGCAGATATGAGGCAACAAATTGATTTTTCTTTTGATGAAACTTATAAATATACTAAAGACTTAATCTCTTTAAACCCTAATATGAAGGTTCTTTGGTTACAAGGTTCAGATAAATATGGAGGTGCTTTAAAAGCAATAGAAGAATCAAAAAAAGAGATTTATCTTATAACTTTTGATGCTGAACCAGAGTTTTTAGAGCTTATACCAAAAAATATAATAGTTGCAGCAGGAATGCAACAACCTTTTTTAATGGGAGAAAAAGCAGTTCAGATTTTAGATTCTCATTTAAAAGGTAAAAAAGTTGATAGTCATATTGAACTACCAATATTAGCTGTGACAAAAGAAAATATAGAAAGAAAACTACCTTTGATAAAAAGAAATGTATTAGGAATAATTAATGAAACAAAATAGAGTTTCAATTTATTTTATTCTTTTTATAATCATTACCTTAACTGTGATGTTTGTAGTTGGTTTGTATTCAAGTTACAAATATATATCTACAAAGAAAACAATGATTGATGATGTTAAATATAAATCTTCAATAACTCTTTCAAAATTAAACAACAATATTAAAGATTTTATTCTTTCATATTCAGCATATGAATACAATAATTTAATTTTTAATGAGATGAATAATCAAAATGTAATTGCAATAATTGTTAATGACTACAAAATGGCAGAAATCACAGGGGATAAAAGCTTTTTTAGTGGAAAAATTAGAGATGAAAGAGGTCTAATTATTGATTATAATGGAGACAGTAAATCCCATAGAGAGCTTATTTCAAATAGTTCATATAGTAGTGAATTATATATTTTTGATGATGTAGGCAATCAAATTGGTAAAATCATTATGTATAACTCAGATAAAGAGATTAAGAAGAAACTTAGTGAAATCATTGAAGATAATATAAAAAATGTGATTTTCTTATCAATTTTTATGACAATTTTTCTATTTATTGCTATTAGATATTTCCTATTAAAATATATTTTTAATATTGTAAAAGAGTTAGAAAATAGAAATGAAGATGGAATTCCTTTAAAGTTTTTAAGTACAGATGGACCAAAAGAGATTTCTAATTTAAGTAAAACAATAAATGAAATGATTGAATCAATTAAAGCTTCAAATACCCAATTAAATGAATTAAAAGAGAGACTTCTTCTCGCTTGGGATGGAGTAAATGATGGTATTTGGGACTGGAATATCAAAAAAGATGAAGCTTATTTCTCTAAAAACTGGAAAAGTATTATAGGTTATGAAGAGGATGAATTAGAAAATAGCCCTAAATCTTTTTTTGACCATATTCATGAAGATGATAGAGAATTAATAAAAAATCATTTAGAAAAGCATTTTCAAAATCCTGAAAAGAATCCATACTCTTTAGAAGTGAGATTAAGATGTAAAGATGGTTCTTATAAATGGGTTCTTACGAGGGGTAAAGCTTCTTTAGATGAAAATCATAATCCTACAAGAATGGTTGGTTCTCACACTGATATTACAGCGAGAAAAGAGTTTGAAAGAGTTCTTGAAGAGCAAAAAGAGCAGTTTGAAACTATTTTTAATTACTCTAAAGATGGTTTAGCGATTTTAGATTTACAGAGTAATTTCTTAGAATTTAATGATTCATATTTAAATATGACAGGCTTTACAAGAGAAGAGCTTCTTACAAAATCTTGTATTGGACTTTCTATGCCTGAAGATATAGAAAGTGCAAAAAAAGTTATGAGTGAAGTTCTAGAAAATGGTTCTTTAGTAAATTTTGAAAAAGCTTGCGTAGTAAAAGATGAAAAGATTATTATTACAAATATGTCTTTGGCTTTATTGCCTGATAAAAAAAGAATTATTATTAGTGCCAAAGATGTTACAGATAGAAAATTAATAGAGTCTCAATCAAAACTAGCCTCTATGGGGGAGATGATTGGTAATATTGCACATCAATGGAGACAACCTTTGAGTGCTATTTCTACAATAGCAAGTGGGATTAAAGTTAGAAGTGAATTTGGTGCAATTACAACGCAAGATGAGATTTTATCTGATATGGATACTATAATTGAGCAAACCCAATATCTTTCAAAAACTATTGATGATTTTAGAAACTTTATTAGAGAAGGGGAGCGGAAAAGTGATATCTTTATTTCAACAGTAATTGATAAAACTTTCTCTATCTTAAACTCTACAATTGTAAATAACAATATCAATGTAATAATAAATAAAAATGATGATATTAAAATTGATGGTTATGAAAATGAACTTATTCAAGCTTTTATAAACATAATAAATAATGCAAAAGATGCTTTAAAAGAGGTTGAAAATGATGATGACAAACTTCTTTTTATTGATACTAAAGTTATAAAAGATGAATTTATAATTAGTATTAAAGATAGTGCAGGTGGTATAAATGAGGATATTCTTGATAAGATTTTTGAGCCTTATTTTACTACAAAACATAAGAGTGTAGGTACGGGAATAGGGCTATCAATGGTTTATCAGATAATTACAGACCATCATAATGCTAAAATAAAAGCTTTTAATGAATCATATAAATATAATGGAAAAGTATATAAAGGAGCAAGGTTTGATATAGTCTTTAAAATAGACTAATTATCAAACTCTTTATATATCTCTTTATTTTTTGAATAGATTTTATATATTATTCCTTTGTAACTAAACTCTAAATAGTTTGCTTGTAGCCAAAGTCTAAAAGAACCACTTTTTTCAAATCTTTTTTCTTCACTAAGAGTTTTATTTAAATAGGCTTCAGCTATTTCATCATCTATCCCATAAATTGGATCTCCTAATATAGTGTGACCAATTGAGTGTAAATGTATTCTTATTTGATGTTGTCTGCCTGTAATAGGAGTTACTTCTACTAAACTTAGGTCTCTTTTCTCATTATATTTTAAAGGCTTTAACATGGTAATAGACTCTTTACCTTCCTCTTTTGAGCAAGTAGCCATTTTAACACCAATTGCTTTTCCTTCTTTTTTAAGATTCTTATCTATTGTTATTTCATCTTCTATTTTTCCTCTAACAATTGCAAGATAAGATTTTTTATACTCTTTTTTTTCAAACATAATTGCTAAAGAGTTTGTAACTTTTTCATTTTTACCTACTAAAACTAAACCTGAAGTCTCTGCATCTATTCTATGTGCTTGGTTTGCTTTTTCTCCTAAATGGAATCTAATTTCATCTAAAAGTGAATATTCTGTCTTTTTTGAAATAGGGTGTATCATTAAGTTTGAAGGTTTGTCAAAGATAGCAAAATCTTCAAATGTAACAAGTGGTTTTAAGCCTCTTGTATGCCCCTCAAAAACA
This sequence is a window from Halarcobacter bivalviorum. Protein-coding genes within it:
- a CDS encoding MarR family winged helix-turn-helix transcriptional regulator, with product MEKRYIEKFFDNMEQQKEYDVFNISLPITLIYKNNYNKNEQMFKQKYNLIHSDVDVLASLYFNGKELSPTELYSAIIFSSGGMTKVLKKLESLKYISRKENPNDKRSMLVKLEKSGEEILLNCLDDLIELKKETYNALTKKEREDLKRILKKITLSLS
- a CDS encoding RluA family pseudouridine synthase → MSQIIEEDFIYIAVFEGHTRGLKPLVTFEDFAIFDKPSNLMIHPISKKTEYSLLDEIRFHLGEKANQAHRIDAETSGLVLVGKNEKVTNSLAIMFEKKEYKKSYLAIVRGKIEDEITIDKNLKKEGKAIGVKMATCSKEEGKESITMLKPLKYNEKRDLSLVEVTPITGRQHQIRIHLHSIGHTILGDPIYGIDDEIAEAYLNKTLSEEKRFEKSGSFRLWLQANYLEFSYKGIIYKIYSKNKEIYKEFDN
- a CDS encoding PAS domain S-box protein, whose product is MKQNRVSIYFILFIIITLTVMFVVGLYSSYKYISTKKTMIDDVKYKSSITLSKLNNNIKDFILSYSAYEYNNLIFNEMNNQNVIAIIVNDYKMAEITGDKSFFSGKIRDERGLIIDYNGDSKSHRELISNSSYSSELYIFDDVGNQIGKIIMYNSDKEIKKKLSEIIEDNIKNVIFLSIFMTIFLFIAIRYFLLKYIFNIVKELENRNEDGIPLKFLSTDGPKEISNLSKTINEMIESIKASNTQLNELKERLLLAWDGVNDGIWDWNIKKDEAYFSKNWKSIIGYEEDELENSPKSFFDHIHEDDRELIKNHLEKHFQNPEKNPYSLEVRLRCKDGSYKWVLTRGKASLDENHNPTRMVGSHTDITARKEFERVLEEQKEQFETIFNYSKDGLAILDLQSNFLEFNDSYLNMTGFTREELLTKSCIGLSMPEDIESAKKVMSEVLENGSLVNFEKACVVKDEKIIITNMSLALLPDKKRIIISAKDVTDRKLIESQSKLASMGEMIGNIAHQWRQPLSAISTIASGIKVRSEFGAITTQDEILSDMDTIIEQTQYLSKTIDDFRNFIREGERKSDIFISTVIDKTFSILNSTIVNNNINVIINKNDDIKIDGYENELIQAFINIINNAKDALKEVENDDDKLLFIDTKVIKDEFIISIKDSAGGINEDILDKIFEPYFTTKHKSVGTGIGLSMVYQIITDHHNAKIKAFNESYKYNGKVYKGARFDIVFKID
- a CDS encoding transporter substrate-binding domain-containing protein → MCIKRVIFLLFFFINTLFSQPFNKAEEEWIASNPVITISMLNNFEPFSYETREVHKGFTLDIIKRIEEISGLKFEIKTSKWAEAFDNFKNKKSDVISEISFTDERSQFAIFTTPYYEIPTFIFGLKSDTTYKGVESLRGKVVAVSRGLFYIDYLKKLGIKVLELDSSFEKAQAVITGKANYFLASYTTGQKAIIDNTFFTLKVHGEFTSIKKEDLRFAVHRENAILKDILQKSLDEIEIEEFSYLAKKWISNNRFENKIDFSREEIEYIQHKEEILYSEVNWKPLSIIEDNRMKGIMGDYLDIVSKRTGLNFKFVPSSSWGDVLQKFKEKKIDLIPGAGSSPQEKSLGLVSQSYAKYPFVIVTTDKYTYLDSLVDLKDATVAVPKYYTSYNFIVKNYPEMNLIITDDIPEALLLVENGKADAFVGHIATSLYYISELHLKNLKVSGTTIFDIEHHYLIQNDYPILLSIINKAFNSISLRERKEINSNWIQTTVVEEKVDYKLIFLATFIFLIVIAVFIYRQSLLKKYNDNLKDSYNDIQSIMNSTMEAILITENRKCIEVNESAVKLFGYSSKEEMVGQDLLNFIAKDYKKLVKSKILATVKDPYELDILTADGRNIQTLGKGANLKLSGRKVRISSLIDITDIKNKEKLLIEQSKMAALGEMIGHIAHQWRQPLSVITIIATSWEVYEELGTFDKKKVLEEGKTILSNAKYLSQTIDDFRLFIKGENSSAEFNIKILIDNLIRLVSPSIQNEQIKLVLDNNIDRVLLGGQNKLLQAFINIINNSIDALKNKKDEKLLLISVKEDVNKKVVVEFKDNAGGIKEEIITKIFEPYFTTKHQSEGTGLGLYMTYSILNKIDAEIKVENSEFFHNEKKYKGVTFTITF
- a CDS encoding substrate-binding domain-containing protein — encoded protein: MKLWKILFILCFTSLLFAENQKKIIYLTPDLSIPFWQIISKGVEESAKKLNYDFSVYSAGNSAKQELINTMKAIKSKPSAIVISPTNSSNCVTVLNLINKAEIPVVIADVGTDSGEYLSYISSDNYHGAYKLGHALTSFMKKMKIENSSVGIIAIPQKRSNGKLRTTGFMKALNEVGIKSADMRQQIDFSFDETYKYTKDLISLNPNMKVLWLQGSDKYGGALKAIEESKKEIYLITFDAEPEFLELIPKNIIVAAGMQQPFLMGEKAVQILDSHLKGKKVDSHIELPILAVTKENIERKLPLIKRNVLGIINETK